The Hymenobacter sp. DG01 genome has a segment encoding these proteins:
- a CDS encoding acyl carrier protein, giving the protein MSEIAEKVKAIIIDKLGVEASEVTPEASFTNDLGADSLDTVELIMEFEKEFNVSIPDDQAENIGTVGQAISYLEEHAK; this is encoded by the coding sequence ATGTCTGAAATTGCAGAAAAAGTAAAGGCCATCATCATTGATAAACTTGGCGTAGAAGCTTCGGAAGTTACTCCGGAGGCTAGCTTCACGAACGATCTGGGCGCTGACTCGCTGGATACTGTTGAGCTCATCATGGAGTTCGAAAAAGAATTCAACGTGTCGATTCCGGACGATCAAGCCGAGAATATCGGTACCGTGGGTCAGGCTATCAGCTACCTCGAAGAGCACGCTAAATAG
- a CDS encoding IPExxxVDY family protein, translated as MKTLTLDVDYDCEFDLFGLVSSTREHTLAWILNRTLKLRLVKQQDLIYDLFNKGRLVISNYLYATEHYTLRLLRNRSVDASALKKPYLAPDIKEYDYLLQVSNGSGALAAEELLAHLTALPEVQLVSQFNPNDLKFKENLLF; from the coding sequence ATGAAAACCCTCACGCTCGATGTGGACTATGACTGTGAGTTCGACCTGTTCGGGCTGGTTTCCTCTACCCGCGAGCATACGTTGGCCTGGATTCTTAACCGGACGCTGAAGCTGCGCCTGGTAAAGCAGCAGGACCTGATTTATGATCTGTTCAACAAGGGCCGCCTGGTCATCAGCAACTACCTGTATGCTACGGAGCACTACACCCTGCGCCTGCTGCGCAACCGCTCCGTGGATGCCTCGGCCCTGAAGAAACCCTACCTCGCTCCCGATATCAAGGAGTACGACTACCTGCTGCAGGTCAGCAATGGCTCGGGGGCGCTGGCTGCCGAGGAACTGCTGGCCCACCTGACGGCCCTGCCCGAGGTGCAACTGGTAAGCCAATTCAACCCCAATGACCTTAAATTCAAAGAAAATCTGCTTTTTTGA
- the pyk gene encoding pyruvate kinase: MESRPHFNKTKIIATVGPASNTYEKLGMLMREGVDVFRLNFSHGSHEDHLAVVNTVRRLNKDMRMNVGLLQDLQGPKIRLGEVEGGGVEIKPGDKIKLVCGEKEISTATRLSTIYLGLARDVKAGDMILIDDGKIELRVLATDRDKEVDVEVIYGGLVKPRKGINLPDSEVSAPSMTEKDIEDLKFGLENEVDWIALSFARRAEDIRFIKNLIAESGKTARVIAKIETPEGLRNLDEIIALTDAVMVARGDLGVEVKMEEVPMAQKLIVEKCNKAGKPVIVATQMMESMITAPRPTRAETSDVANAVIDGADAVMLSAETAVGAYPAEVIRSMVGTITSVESRMPSLYHHWYPITPDSPTFMVDSVLSAACHLAKNTGAKAITGMTHRGYTAFQIAKYRPKANIFIFTDNRPLLTTLSLIWGVRGFYYDRMVSTDSTVSDIKYALTTTGHLQKGDVFINTASMPINEKGKTNMVKVSVA, from the coding sequence ATGGAATCTCGACCGCACTTTAATAAAACCAAGATAATTGCCACCGTTGGCCCGGCCTCCAACACGTATGAGAAACTTGGTATGCTGATGCGGGAAGGCGTGGACGTGTTCCGCCTGAACTTCTCGCACGGCAGCCACGAAGACCACCTGGCCGTGGTGAATACCGTACGCCGCCTCAACAAGGATATGCGCATGAACGTGGGCCTGCTGCAGGATCTGCAGGGCCCCAAAATCCGGCTGGGAGAAGTAGAAGGCGGCGGAGTAGAAATTAAGCCCGGCGACAAAATCAAGCTGGTGTGCGGCGAAAAGGAAATCAGCACGGCTACCCGCCTGAGCACGATTTACCTGGGCCTGGCGCGCGACGTGAAAGCCGGTGACATGATTCTCATCGACGACGGCAAGATTGAGCTGCGCGTACTGGCTACTGACCGCGACAAGGAAGTAGATGTTGAGGTTATCTACGGGGGCCTCGTGAAGCCGCGTAAAGGCATCAACCTGCCCGACTCGGAGGTTTCGGCCCCGTCGATGACGGAGAAGGACATTGAGGACCTGAAATTTGGGCTGGAAAATGAGGTGGACTGGATTGCCCTTTCCTTTGCCCGCCGGGCCGAGGACATCCGCTTCATCAAAAACTTGATTGCGGAAAGCGGCAAAACGGCCCGCGTCATCGCCAAAATCGAAACGCCCGAAGGCCTGCGCAACCTCGACGAAATCATTGCCCTCACCGATGCCGTAATGGTAGCCCGCGGCGACCTGGGCGTGGAGGTGAAGATGGAGGAAGTGCCGATGGCCCAGAAGCTCATCGTGGAGAAGTGCAACAAGGCCGGCAAACCGGTAATTGTGGCCACCCAGATGATGGAAAGCATGATTACGGCCCCCCGCCCTACCCGTGCCGAAACCAGCGACGTAGCCAACGCCGTTATCGATGGGGCCGATGCCGTGATGCTGTCCGCTGAAACGGCTGTGGGCGCCTACCCCGCCGAGGTAATCCGCTCCATGGTGGGCACCATTACCAGTGTAGAGAGCCGCATGCCCAGCCTCTACCACCACTGGTACCCTATCACGCCCGACTCACCGACCTTCATGGTGGATAGCGTACTTTCGGCGGCCTGCCACCTGGCCAAAAACACCGGGGCCAAAGCCATTACCGGCATGACCCACCGCGGCTACACGGCCTTCCAGATTGCCAAGTACCGGCCCAAAGCCAACATCTTTATCTTCACCGATAACCGCCCCTTGCTTACTACCCTGAGCCTGATTTGGGGGGTGCGCGGCTTCTACTACGACCGCATGGTAAGCACCGACAGCACCGTATCGGACATCAAGTACGCCCTGACTACCACCGGCCACTTGCAGAAAGGCGACGTGTTCATCAACACGGCCTCCATGCCCATCAATGAAAAAGGCAAAACCAACATGGTAAAAGTAAGCGTCGCATAA
- the rnc gene encoding ribonuclease III translates to MPRPGQPLPLFGFFRRLLGRDRAFRQAIATLTGHTPDNVRLYQLAFTHSSVVRQQGEQARHQSNERLEFLGDAVLGTVVAEYLFRKFPYEQEGFLTEMRSRIVNRESLNGIALKIGLDKLVQLDAGQGRAARSRSVNGNALEALVGAVYLDQGYKTARKFVLGRLIKPYVDVKAMTQTTTNFKSKLIEWAQRSGKNLRYDLTGEARPGGVMEFSATVLLDENPVATGMGLSKKQAEQLAAERALEVLGV, encoded by the coding sequence ATGCCCAGGCCCGGTCAGCCCCTGCCGCTGTTTGGCTTTTTCCGCCGACTGCTGGGTCGTGACCGGGCCTTTCGGCAGGCCATTGCCACGCTCACGGGCCACACCCCCGATAACGTGCGGCTTTACCAGCTGGCCTTCACGCACTCCTCGGTAGTGCGCCAGCAGGGCGAGCAGGCCCGTCACCAAAGCAATGAGCGGCTGGAGTTTCTGGGAGACGCCGTGCTGGGCACGGTGGTGGCCGAGTATCTGTTCCGCAAGTTCCCGTATGAGCAGGAAGGCTTCCTGACCGAGATGCGCAGCCGCATTGTAAACCGGGAAAGCCTCAACGGCATCGCCCTTAAAATTGGGCTGGATAAGCTGGTGCAACTGGATGCCGGCCAGGGCCGCGCGGCTCGTTCGCGCTCCGTGAACGGCAATGCCCTGGAGGCCCTGGTGGGAGCTGTGTACCTCGACCAAGGCTACAAAACCGCCCGCAAGTTTGTGCTTGGCCGCCTGATCAAGCCCTACGTGGACGTGAAGGCCATGACCCAGACGACCACCAACTTCAAAAGCAAGCTTATTGAGTGGGCCCAGCGCAGCGGCAAAAATCTGCGCTACGACCTCACCGGCGAAGCTCGGCCCGGCGGCGTGATGGAGTTTTCCGCTACCGTGCTGCTGGACGAAAACCCTGTGGCTACCGGCATGGGGCTTTCTAAAAAGCAAGCTGAGCAATTGGCTGCTGAACGGGCCTTAGAAGTGCTGGGGGTGTAA
- the fabF gene encoding beta-ketoacyl-ACP synthase II — translation MSLRRVVVTGLGAITPLGNTAPAYWEGLQAGVSGAAPITRFDASKFKTRFACEVKNYNPDNYFPTKEGRKMDIFTQFALIAADEAIKDAKLDEEGVDKDRVGVIWGSGIGGLTSLQAECINFANGDGTPRFNPFFIPKMIADSASGNISIRHKFRGPNFVTTSACASSSDSIISAFNYIRLNMADVVVTGGSEAAITESGVGGFNALKAMSERNDAPEQASRPYDKERDGFVLGEGAASLVLEEYEHAKARGAKIYAELIGGGMSADAYHITAPDPEGNGVVLVMQNALRDAGISPAEVDYINTHGTSTPLGDGAEVKAIQKVFGEHAYNLNISSTKSMTGHLLGGAGAIEAVACILAMQHNVVPPTINHFTDDPELDPKLNFTFNQAQTREVNVAMSNTFGFGGHNTSVIFRKLRD, via the coding sequence ATGTCTCTTCGGAGAGTTGTCGTGACCGGCCTGGGTGCCATTACCCCGCTAGGTAACACTGCCCCCGCCTATTGGGAGGGCCTGCAAGCCGGTGTGAGTGGGGCCGCCCCCATCACCCGATTCGATGCCAGCAAGTTCAAGACCCGCTTCGCCTGCGAAGTGAAGAACTACAATCCGGATAACTACTTTCCCACCAAGGAAGGCCGGAAAATGGACATCTTCACCCAGTTTGCCCTGATTGCCGCCGACGAGGCCATCAAGGATGCCAAGCTGGACGAGGAAGGCGTTGACAAAGACCGGGTAGGCGTTATCTGGGGCTCCGGTATCGGGGGGCTCACCTCCCTGCAGGCCGAGTGTATCAACTTCGCCAACGGCGACGGTACGCCCCGTTTCAACCCCTTCTTTATCCCGAAGATGATTGCCGACAGTGCCTCGGGCAACATCTCCATCCGCCACAAGTTTCGCGGGCCCAATTTCGTTACTACGTCGGCCTGCGCCTCATCTTCTGACTCCATCATCTCGGCTTTCAACTACATCCGCCTGAACATGGCCGATGTAGTGGTAACGGGCGGCTCGGAGGCGGCTATCACCGAATCGGGGGTAGGCGGCTTCAATGCCCTGAAGGCTATGAGCGAGCGGAACGACGCGCCGGAGCAGGCCTCACGCCCCTACGACAAGGAACGCGACGGTTTTGTGCTGGGTGAAGGTGCCGCTTCGCTGGTGCTGGAAGAGTACGAGCACGCCAAAGCCCGCGGCGCCAAAATTTACGCCGAGTTGATTGGCGGCGGTATGTCGGCGGATGCCTACCACATTACGGCTCCGGACCCTGAGGGTAACGGCGTGGTGCTGGTAATGCAAAATGCCCTGCGCGACGCTGGTATTTCGCCCGCCGAGGTGGACTACATCAATACCCACGGCACCAGCACTCCGCTGGGCGACGGGGCCGAGGTGAAGGCCATTCAGAAGGTGTTTGGCGAGCACGCTTACAACCTGAACATCAGCTCTACCAAGAGCATGACGGGCCACCTGCTGGGCGGGGCCGGCGCTATTGAAGCGGTGGCCTGCATTCTGGCCATGCAGCACAACGTGGTGCCCCCCACCATCAACCACTTCACCGACGACCCGGAGCTGGACCCCAAGCTGAACTTCACGTTCAATCAGGCCCAGACCCGCGAGGTAAACGTGGCTATGAGTAACACCTTCGGATTTGGCGGCCACAATACGTCCGTCATCTTCCGTAAACTCCGCGACTAA
- the nadE gene encoding NAD(+) synthase gives MRIAGAALNQIPIDWTHNLRTIREAIDQAKAAGVELLCLPELCLTGYGCEDLFLSDWMPAAALAHLQQIRPWTEGICVAVGLPVRLNNSTYNTAAVLRDGQILGFAAKQFMAYDGVHYEPRFFTPWPAGKTTTVQWEGEEWPLGDMIFEHKGVKFGFEICEDAWRPDDVRPAARLTGRVDLIVNPSASHFAMSKTDLRYKLVLNASRNFNCTYLYANLLGNEAGRIIYDGEILVARNGHLLMRNQLMSFKEVDMECVDVDFTTEQVRADEIQPLPTPDEYRELNQALSLGLFDYMRKARSRGFVLSLSGGADSVMCAVAVAELVRLGTAEIGTAEFMRRAGCFTAEEIERLAGPAAPTSDQSLQGPKDASHTQPSQQQADINKELTRRLLTCAYQGTVNSSDDTFNSAKELADSIGAVFYNWTIDEEVTGYVGKIEHALGRELSWKTDDLALQNIQARVRAPSIWLLANVQNCLLMTTSNRSEASVGYCTMDGDTAGSISPIGGVDKAFVKEWLRWAETELNYPALRHVNNLQPTAELRPLEDKQTDERDLMPYPLLNRIERLAFYNRLSPQQVLATLAEEQPDIDAEQLKTYVKRFYSLWSRNQWKRERFAPAFHLDDYNVDPRSWLRFPILSGGFTEELSQL, from the coding sequence ATGCGAATAGCCGGCGCCGCCCTCAACCAGATACCCATTGACTGGACCCATAACCTGCGGACCATCCGCGAAGCTATTGACCAGGCCAAGGCGGCCGGAGTAGAGCTGCTTTGCCTGCCTGAACTCTGCCTGACCGGCTACGGCTGCGAAGACCTGTTTCTGAGCGACTGGATGCCCGCGGCGGCGCTGGCGCACCTGCAGCAGATCCGGCCCTGGACCGAAGGCATCTGCGTGGCAGTGGGCCTGCCCGTGCGCCTGAATAACAGCACCTACAATACGGCCGCTGTGCTGCGCGACGGGCAGATTCTGGGCTTCGCGGCCAAGCAGTTCATGGCCTACGATGGCGTACACTACGAGCCGCGCTTCTTTACGCCCTGGCCGGCCGGCAAAACCACTACCGTGCAGTGGGAAGGGGAGGAGTGGCCCCTGGGTGATATGATCTTCGAGCACAAGGGCGTGAAGTTCGGGTTTGAAATCTGTGAGGATGCGTGGCGACCTGACGACGTGCGGCCCGCAGCACGGCTCACTGGCCGGGTTGATCTGATTGTGAACCCTTCGGCCAGCCATTTTGCCATGAGCAAGACGGACCTGCGCTACAAGCTGGTGCTGAACGCCTCGCGTAACTTCAACTGCACCTACCTCTACGCCAACCTGCTGGGCAACGAAGCCGGCCGCATCATCTACGACGGCGAAATCCTGGTGGCCCGCAACGGTCATCTGCTGATGCGCAACCAGCTCATGAGCTTCAAGGAAGTAGATATGGAGTGCGTGGACGTGGATTTCACCACTGAGCAGGTGCGCGCCGACGAGATTCAGCCCCTGCCTACCCCCGATGAGTACCGCGAACTAAACCAGGCCCTGAGCCTGGGCCTGTTCGACTACATGCGCAAGGCCCGGAGCCGGGGCTTCGTGCTCAGTCTGTCGGGCGGGGCCGACTCGGTGATGTGCGCCGTGGCCGTGGCGGAGCTGGTGCGGTTGGGTACGGCCGAAATAGGTACGGCTGAGTTCATGCGCCGTGCGGGCTGCTTCACTGCCGAGGAAATTGAGCGCCTGGCCGGTCCGGCCGCGCCTACCTCCGATCAGAGCCTGCAAGGCCCTAAAGATGCCTCCCATACCCAGCCCAGCCAACAGCAAGCCGACATCAACAAAGAGCTGACGCGCCGCCTGCTCACGTGTGCTTACCAGGGTACTGTCAATTCTTCCGACGATACCTTCAACTCGGCCAAAGAGCTGGCCGATTCCATTGGGGCCGTGTTTTACAACTGGACCATTGACGAGGAAGTAACCGGTTACGTGGGCAAGATTGAGCACGCCCTTGGCCGGGAGTTAAGCTGGAAGACCGACGACCTGGCCCTGCAAAACATTCAGGCCCGGGTGCGCGCCCCCAGTATTTGGCTGCTGGCCAACGTGCAGAACTGCCTGCTCATGACGACCTCCAACCGCTCGGAGGCCAGTGTGGGCTACTGCACCATGGATGGCGACACGGCCGGCTCCATCTCGCCCATTGGCGGCGTGGACAAGGCCTTTGTGAAAGAGTGGCTGCGCTGGGCCGAAACCGAGCTGAACTACCCCGCTCTGCGCCACGTGAACAACCTGCAGCCTACGGCCGAGCTGCGCCCCCTGGAGGACAAGCAAACCGACGAGCGGGACCTGATGCCCTACCCCCTGCTTAACCGTATAGAGCGCCTGGCCTTCTACAACCGCCTCAGCCCGCAGCAGGTGCTGGCCACGCTGGCCGAAGAGCAGCCCGATATAGACGCCGAGCAGCTCAAAACCTACGTGAAGCGCTTTTACAGCCTCTGGAGCCGCAACCAGTGGAAGCGTGAGCGGTTCGCCCCGGCCTTCCACCTCGACGACTACAACGTGGACCCGCGCTCCTGGCTGCGCTTCCCCATCCTGAGCGGCGGCTTTACCGAGGAGCTGAGCCAGCTGTAA